GAATCCAACCCATTTGCCGCAAAATTTTCCTATGCAATTACCCATTCGGTCAAGGATGCGGTCAGCAATGCCGGTGGGCATGGTTGGAACGAGAAAAAGGAGACGGTTATAACCAAAGCAGCCGAGTGGTTTCTGTCCCATTTTCCTCTGCTGGGCGGGCTGGCTGCCTCTTTCAAAATTATTGAAGATGTAAATGTCTGCCACCGTTATGAAATCCAGATTGCTGCTGTGGATGCTGTCCACGGGGAAATCTATGCCAATCCCACCTGTGGATTCACTGAGGAGGAGTGGAAATTCGTACTGGCACACGAATATCTCCATGCTGGACTCTGCCATCACAAACGCTGTCAGGGTCGCGACACTTACCTGTGGAATGTAGCATGCGATTATGTGATTAATGACTGGCTTCAGGAAATGCAGATTGGAGTCATGCCACGTGAAGGACTGCTCTATGATGAAACCCTGCACGGCATGTCCGCAGAGGCTATCTATGACCGCATCGTCCGGGAGCTTCGGAAATACAAGAAGCTGAAAACCTTCCGTGGTTATGGAAAAGGGGATATTTTTGGAAACAACAATCCGCATTTTGAAGGACTTGGGGAAGGAATTTCTTTGGATGATTTCTTCCGGAACGCCCTTCGTGAAGGACTGGATTTCCAAATCACAAAGGGCAGGGGATTGATTCCCGCGGGACTGGTGGAAGAAATCCGCGCCCTGTCCATGCCGCCAATTCCATGGGAAGTAGAACTTGCCGAATGGTTTGACGCGCAATTTCCACCACTGGAAAAACACCGGACCTATGCAAGACCAAGCCGCCGCCAGGGAGCCACACCGGATATTCCAAGACCAAGCTACGCATTACAGGAAAGAGATCTGACTAGCAGAACCTTCGGTGTGGTCATTGACACCTCCGGTTCCATGTCCACACAACAGATTGGACTAGCGCTTGGAGCTATTGCAAGCTACGCTGTTTCCAAGGATGTGCCCTATGTCCGGCTTATTTTCTGCGATGCAGCCGCCACCGATGCCGGTTATCTTCCGCTGGAAGAGATTGCCGGCAGAGTGGAAGTCACCGGACGGGGCGGCACCATCTTACAGCCTGGGGTAGATGCTCTGGAAAAGGCAAAGGATTTTCCTGTCAACGGACCAATCCTTATTATTACAGATGGATACATTGAACCGAACTTAAAAGTAAAACGGGAACATGCCTTTCTGATTCCAAAAGGAAACCGGCTGCCCTTTGTGCCGAAGGGGAAGGTGTTCTATATGAAATAAAGTCCTCTATGCCCTCCACTCTTTTTGTAAGAATGCAGCTGACTTTTCCATACATTGTTCCTGATTCTGGGCATCAAAATGCTCAATTGCCAGATACCCCTCATAATGAGATGCCCGGATTTTTTCCATCAATTCATGCATTGGGATATATCCATCCCCCACTGCAACAGGCTCTTCGCCCCGGTCTTTGCAGTGCATATGTATAATCTTTTCCTGAAGGATATCCCATGCGGACATAATATCCTCTCCATGGATAATAAAATTCCCGGTATCAAAGGTAACCTTCAACAGAGGAACCTGCTTTAAAAACCACAGAATTCCCCCAACGCAGGATAGTGGAGATTTTCTGTCATCAAAATCCTCCACCGTCACTGCAATTCCCATCTGTTTGCCATATTCGGCAATCTGATTCAGGCCCTCTGCCATCCAAGCGCCTTCTCATTTCCATTCAAAAAATCCGCCGTTTTTTCATAACTGCCAACACACGGGGCCAGCTGCTTTGCTTCCTGTTCGGAGAAAAATCCTGGTATCACTAAGACTTTCTCTGCGCCTGCCTTTTGGGCAATATCGATATGTTTCTTTGCCTTTGTGCGCTCATCCTGTTTATCCATCTCATAGAATTCCTAGACACAACTTACCTTTAATCCGGCTTCCTCAAGCAACGCATAGGTTTGTTCCTGCTGACTGAGGTAGGACATATTGATTTCTACTGCTTCAATTCCCGCATTTTTTACGTTGCTTAACAGCTCTGTTAAAGGTTTCCCGGTCTGTTCTGCTGCCTGCAGAAT
This genomic window from Roseburia sp. 831b contains:
- a CDS encoding sugar phosphate isomerase/epimerase family protein; its protein translation is MAEGLNQIAEYGKQMGIAVTVEDFDDRKSPLSCVGGILWFLKQVPLLKVTFDTGNFIIHGEDIMSAWDILQEKIIHMHCKDRGEEPVAVGDGYIPMHELMEKIRASHYEGYLAIEHFDAQNQEQCMEKSAAFLQKEWRA
- a CDS encoding DUF2201 family putative metallopeptidase is translated as MLTFHDKYYYPSQQTPVGYTILQQGVRILQDHPLFCQLDGHIYPKPSHLKERGSIACVTATGQIYTNYNARLTAEEWAYALAHCLLHPAFGHFDSDKIPQTPEYFPAVWNKACDIYITRFLMDIGFGSPLVTDPADRYPKLRMNDEARIYEYLLTVEGTEPQQNYGLNSDADCDMIGLNHPIIYKNHESNPFAAKFSYAITHSVKDAVSNAGGHGWNEKKETVITKAAEWFLSHFPLLGGLAASFKIIEDVNVCHRYEIQIAAVDAVHGEIYANPTCGFTEEEWKFVLAHEYLHAGLCHHKRCQGRDTYLWNVACDYVINDWLQEMQIGVMPREGLLYDETLHGMSAEAIYDRIVRELRKYKKLKTFRGYGKGDIFGNNNPHFEGLGEGISLDDFFRNALREGLDFQITKGRGLIPAGLVEEIRALSMPPIPWEVELAEWFDAQFPPLEKHRTYARPSRRQGATPDIPRPSYALQERDLTSRTFGVVIDTSGSMSTQQIGLALGAIASYAVSKDVPYVRLIFCDAAATDAGYLPLEEIAGRVEVTGRGGTILQPGVDALEKAKDFPVNGPILIITDGYIEPNLKVKREHAFLIPKGNRLPFVPKGKVFYMK